The region GGGAGCTACCTCGTCGGTTTCCGTGTATCGAGGATTGAATTACCCTGAGCCGCTTAAACCTTTTAACTTTTGAACTTTTTCTGGATTGCTGTTTTTGACTTGATAAATCCTGCCTTCGCGTGGGGTGGCCCAGACGTGGCCTTGCACGTCTGGGTGACGACAGTCACAAGAAACACTCTCCAAGCAGTTCAGCCACCTCACCAACTCCTCGATCACTTCAATCCCTACCCCTGATTTCCACCGGCCAGTATCATTGGTCGATGTGTCTCGATCGAGATTGATGGCCACCCAACACGCTTTTAAAGGCACAGCTGTGCCTGCCAATTCTGCCAACCCCTCGTATCCAAAAAACTACTTGGCGGGTGAATCCAATTGACGAATTCGTTCCAGGATGCGCAGCGGTTGCTCGCGACCGAATTCTTTTGGTGCATTGAATGCGGCAAACTTGCAAAACCGGACAAAAGCGGCCCGTTGAGCTGTGTTGTAAAGTTTCGCAAAGGAAATGTCGTCTCCTCTTGATCCGCGAATCAATCCCGAGAGGTCGAAGAGAAAAGCGTCATACATCAATCCATCTCGAATTCCCTCTTGAAGAACTGCGCGAAGGATCGCCGGCGAATAGAACTTTTTGGCAGCCGGGTTCATGAAGAAGACCGCATCTGTCCGGGCGAAGAGATGATCGACGGGCACACGGCGCCAGTCAGTCCGTTCAGCGGTCTTTGCCAAAGAGAGTTCGTGACAATCAAAACCGTAGCTCGCATGGAAGGCCGCTTCATACAATGTTGTTCCATCATGCAACTCGACCCCCGCGAACGCACCCTCGATGAAGCGGATCAGCCATTCCCGCAACGTCATCGACCGCGTCTCCATATCCATCTTTCTGCGTTCAGCGCCAAAGTAAAACACTCACGCCCCGGGTGCCACTGCTGGCTTGCCAGCAGTGCTCCTCTGATCCTCCAGCCAACTCAATTACATCTCCTATCTGACAATCTCCCACTCACTAGCTGCCACCAGCCATCTCAACTGGTCGATGTGTCTCGGTCAAGATTGATGGCTTCTCTTCACGGTTCCTGAAACTACTGCGGGACCAGCCAGTTGCTTCACCCGCCGCCAAGGTGACAACCCGATAATCAGTTCAGCACATTTATTCATCATATCGAATCAGGGGTCGGTGCGATCAAAATATGCCGTACTAAATCGAAAGCGAGGCGATCCCGTCGCAATCTCAAATCCCTCAATATATGTTGCGTCACATGTCGCACCATAACTGGCGACAACACCGTCCGAAACACTGATCCCGGCAAGGTGAATACCAGAAATGCCAGATGCCCCGGCCAGTGAACTACACCAAACTTCCTGCCGCCATACCAATTTCTTTGAATCAATATCAAAGCAAAAGATGCTGTAGGGAAATGCCCACGTACCGGCAACTGCCACAAAACATTTCGGCCCCTCTTTTGCAACAGCGAGAGTAAAAATTCCTGCTGCAGGGTTTACTTCACTCAAGTCCAAGGGCACAGTCATACCTTTCATTTGAACGAAAAGTTGATGCCCGACTTTTTCAACCGTGGTGTCAAGTGGATGGAAAAATCGACCGGTTCTCTGCCACCCGATTCTGGCAAGTTTCGCCGCACCTGCTTCTGTCTCAAGATTTAACCTGTCCGAGAAGGAGCGGCCCCACCAATCTGGGAGAACGCAATGAAGTCGACCTTGTACGAAGCCTGAAAATGTAGATCCGCCGACGACTGACCCAATGAGATCCCTTGAGTTGCCATGACGTCGGCAGAGCTTCTCCCATCGAGCAAACAACTGTGCAGAAATGTCATCAGACGCTTCAAGATCATTTAATTCATCCACACTGGACGATAACAGTACCTTGCTGGCTGCGTCAGGAAACGTGTCCCAATCGTTTTCTCCGATCGCCTTTGGGAATTGTGGCAACTCCTTGTCACTGCAGACGGCTTTATTGCTAATACACGTCGCCGCAACAGAGATAAGGAGTATATACAGGATTGTATTACACGCTGATCTCATTAACTCTTCCTTTCATGATCGATCCCGCTTGCGAATGGAAACCCGCCCAGTGTGCCACTGCTGGCTTGCCAGCAGTGCTCCTCGGATCCTCTAACCAACTCATCCACCTCACCGATCAGGCGACAGGTGTATCACATTCGCCGGCTAATGTGACACAGTTGGCGTGAAAATAGCCGCAATCGCACCTAAAATTAATGCAACAAGCGACACAACAACACATACCTTCAGAACTCTTCTCCAAAACATAGCTTTACAACCCTTTAAAGCACATTTTCGCAGCATGCTTCTACAAAGCGGGAAAGTTATAGTGTAAGTAGAGTCTCTGACCTGTTGAGAATCAATTCTAATCATGAGTTGCTGTGGTGATTCGGCCATTTTGTGGCTGGATTATCCTGCTCTAACACGACGACATGGCGATGCACTCTGTGTGCCACTGCTGGCTTGCCAGCAGTGCTCCTCGGATCCTCCAGCCAGCTCAACCACTTCACCAACCCCACGATCACTACAATACCCGCACCGTGGGTGCCATCAGCCATCTCCATTGTCGATGTGTCTCAATCGAGATTGGTGGCTGCCCATCACGGTTTCTAAAACCACTACTGGGCCAGTCAATTCTGCCACCACTACAAACGTCGTTTGCAGGCCCCTATTTCACTTCCATCTTGGGGAACGGCACTTGATCCACCAGTCGATCGGCGCGACTGGTAACATCCGTCGGCTCGCCCACGACAAAAATCAATGTCTGGCGAAGCGTGGCATGATCTGGCCAATCGGTCTCAATACCTGGCAGGAGGATATTGAGTTGATGCTGGGCCAGGTCGAGTTTGTTGAACACCATCTGCGTCTGATGCGGTGATTGATCAGTTTCTTTTTCGCCGAAAACGACAGCCACTGCTAACTTGTCACCAAACGCCATGGCCCATCCGCCCAGATCCTGCGGCTTCCAGAACTTATAGCCATCTTCGGTGAACGTTCCCCTGGCAGATCGCTGATAGGGCAGGGCGGTACGCCGCAGGGGAATCCAGTTCTCGAAGTAAGACGTCAACGAGCCTCGCCACAGTTGGTCAGCAACGAGAACTGTCCTTTCTGATGCCGACGCGTCCCACTGCTTCCCATCCCACGTTCTCACAACCACGTCGCGCAGTTCCCAGGGTCTGCGTAGCACGGTGCGTTCCAGTTTGAGGCTGCCATCCTCAAGAACCTCGTAGCGGCAAGTGGTCTCAAAATCGGGACGCCCATGGCGGTCAAGTTCCGCATAGAACCAGTGCGTGATCTGCGACTTGAAAACCAGCGTGCCCATGTGGCCGGTTTTCGGCGACTCCAACGCATCGCACGTGAACTTTCCATGGAAACAGCCTTCCATCGTCACGTTCGCTCTGACGTCCTTGTCACCGGAATCATGAGGCGAACCCAGATAGCGTGAATTCCAATACGTCCACTGAATCACACGATCTGTCGTCTCCCCCTGGAACGAATCGCCCACCAGATTAGTCTCAGGTGCGAGATCAACATCGTAAAGACCACAAATGGCCCCTCCTTTGTTGAAGACATATTGAAAGCGTCGATTGGCCGCCGTCCTGATACTCAGCGTGCGAGTGTTCGCATCGTAGGAGGAAACAGCTTCCTGCGCGATCAAGGGCGTAGCCACACCAAAACCCGCCACCACAACCACGACGACCATCCGGAAGATATTTAACAAGATTGAAACCTCCCGATCCTCGCAAACACACTTAACCGTACTGTCACATTCGACGAGACAGAAAAAACATTTCACTTGTTACTCCCGTTCGATAAACTCTCATGTCAAATCGGAGACTCTTGCGTCACGAAGTGTTGTATATGTGAATGGCTTAAAGTCAATCTTGTACTCCGATTCACTCCTGAATCCACGAAACAACTTCACGTCAGGATTCTGCCCATGTAGAATCAGGCATAACATGTCAATATCTTGGACTGTCATTTGCGCTCCGAAGTAGACAGCCGTTAATGCGGATGAGTTATATGTATATGCAGTTCCTACTTCCTTGTGGATTACTCGCCACTCTCTTTCGTACGCCCAATCAGCGGATTTTCTGCAAAACAGATCAAGTACTTGCTGGTAATCCTCGTCTACCATTAGGCGAGACACACTTACCTCCGGAATGTCTGTGCCATAGGTGACCCGGTGAATTTTAATAAAGGGCTCAAAGTCAGTACTAAATTCTAAACAAAACCCACGATGCTGCCCTCCGTAGTGTGACCACATCAGTAGGTTGTTGTTAATCTCGGAAAAGCAGCTAATTCCATGCGAGGTGTTGAATTCGTTACATTTTTTTTCAACGAGAAATCTAGTGGATGCCACCAATTGTTCTTTCAGGGTTGGAATCGGTGACAATTCCAATTGCTGCTTGATTTCTTTTGGCGTATCTGGACTTGAAATAAGCTTCGCTAACACCGCGCAAACCTCAATGTCTGTTGGTGCCTTAAATCGCGGCGTCAGGGCACAATCATACGGATCATTGAAACTAGATGGAGGTCCAAAATATAGAGATTGTTGTTTTAGATTCTGAATTGCTCGGAGTGTAAATGGTTCATACTTGTAAAGAGTCGTTGGTCGTTCACTCATTACGCTGCCCTTAGATAGCAATTCAGTTGGTAGACAAAAAGTAAACTGAGTGTGAACGTCGGCCTATCAATTTGAGGCTATCAGTAAATTCAAGATAGCCAAGCCAAGATCGACTCTTGAACACTGCAATAAATAGCCAGTCAACCTATATGATCAACACCATCCTTCAACTGTCGACTTCTATTGAACCTTCCGATGGACCCTCGACAGACTCATGAGGTTCTTCGCTGCCTTCGCGTCTTCGCGAGATCCAGATCATCGCC is a window of Planctopirus limnophila DSM 3776 DNA encoding:
- a CDS encoding DUF6714 family protein, which codes for METRSMTLREWLIRFIEGAFAGVELHDGTTLYEAAFHASYGFDCHELSLAKTAERTDWRRVPVDHLFARTDAVFFMNPAAKKFYSPAILRAVLQEGIRDGLMYDAFLFDLSGLIRGSRGDDISFAKLYNTAQRAAFVRFCKFAAFNAPKEFGREQPLRILERIRQLDSPAK
- a CDS encoding DUF2971 domain-containing protein, producing the protein MSERPTTLYKYEPFTLRAIQNLKQQSLYFGPPSSFNDPYDCALTPRFKAPTDIEVCAVLAKLISSPDTPKEIKQQLELSPIPTLKEQLVASTRFLVEKKCNEFNTSHGISCFSEINNNLLMWSHYGGQHRGFCLEFSTDFEPFIKIHRVTYGTDIPEVSVSRLMVDEDYQQVLDLFCRKSADWAYEREWRVIHKEVGTAYTYNSSALTAVYFGAQMTVQDIDMLCLILHGQNPDVKLFRGFRSESEYKIDFKPFTYTTLRDARVSDLT